Within Topomyia yanbarensis strain Yona2022 chromosome 2, ASM3024719v1, whole genome shotgun sequence, the genomic segment ACCATAAACTCGTAAATGATATTTCTTTACAGCATGAAATTTTCACATACTGGACCCTTcgacactaatttggacagtgtccaaaacatattttggacacaccGAATATATCTGAAGATATTTTGGACACTGTGAAGTATATTCTACTAAACTGATGTACTGACTCTTTGCATcatattaaatgcatgaaaggAGAAGCAAATCAGTGATTGCCAATCCAAAGTGGTACATTAATCTCTTTATAGATGGCTCACCGCATGAAGTAATTctttagttctatcattttggGAAATAGGAAAACGAAGCAGCAgtaaatgttatgcaatagatGTTACAACAGTATATTTCATGTAACGTGGACAAAATCAAAGATATAAACTTTTAATTAATATGCTTACGAGGTGGTTTCTTGTTCTTCTTTCTAAGTTCAGCTTTTCTTTGCTTCTCTTCTTctactttccttttttcttcagctttcgccttgtggtattcaaGTCTACGGCGCGATGTTAAAACGGCaggactacgtcgcttgaatcgtAATGTTCCTGTTCGTTTGGGTGTTTCAGGCGATTCCAGGAATTTGGCAAGCTCACTCTTACCATTACTTTGCTGTGATGTACCGCTTAGATTGTCAACACATAATTCGTCGATTTTAACAAACTCGAATTGAAAATCTTCTTCAACGTGCATTTCAGAAGTCCTTTCTTCGGTCATGCTTTGGTCTTCAATaaaatgttcctcaatcgtttgattttcgacGACATCCATTGGTTTGAAGATATTGTAAACTTTCGCAAGAATCTGGTCTTCCTCTGACATAGAATACATATCATTTCCCTCGCGGTATCGGATGCGCCGGGACCGACCCATCATATCAAGTACTTCTTGCGCATCAGCATGACTTACTGGGAAAGTTTTCGAACTACTTACAGCGCTAACATTCATTTCATGGCAGTTTCCGTGTTGTGGATTATTCTGATCTATATTGGAACTGTTGCGAGCGAGACATTTGGAGTAATCGACGCTATTTTCATCGAATGGAAATAATCCGCATGCTTTAAACCCATTTCCAATAATGCGATCATCGATCGATTCCATCGCCTTTTCCAGAAGGCACGAAAAATTTTCCGTTTTTACGTGTTGATTTGGATTGCTGATTTTCCAGTCATCTGTCACTTTTAGCCATGCCGTTTTCAGTGGTTTGAAAACTGCAACGTCCAAAGGTTGTAAAATCCTTGTGCAGTTTGCATACAAGCAGATAAGGATAATGCCAAGTTTACTGCATTCTTCTGCTGTTTCCCATGGTGTGTGCGAAGAGTGTCCATCAACAAAATAAATAACCGGAAGCAAGTTTGCCTTAACTAGCTGAGGATGCAAGATATGTTTGATGTACTTTAAGAAACATTCTTTATTCATCCATCCGTTGTCCGTCTTGCCCAATCCCCATTCAGCGGGCACGCTCTTCGTAACTTCCATAGGAATTTTTTTGTACGGCAACACTATCATTGGGGGAAACATTACACCATCAGCAGAGCAAGTAAACATCACCGTGATATTTTTCTTCGCCGGTCCCTGATCAACTTTATACACGTTTCGCTCACCTCTCCTAGCAATCACTTTGTTGATCATCGGATCCAAGTAGAAGCAGGCTTCGTCGCCGTTAAGAATTCTTCTTGGATCGGAAAGAATGTCGGCTACCTTCTCTTCGTGAAGAATTCCTAAAACCTCTTTAAACCACTTTCTAATGTCGGACTCGGTTACGTTCGCACTAGCTTTCGTGACACTCTCCGGCTTTCAAACAGAAAGTTCAGACCGGTAACGGTTCAAAAAACGACGAAACCATTGATAACCTAAAACAGCATGAATTATATAGTTTCTAGAACAAAAACATCGATGTAGCTGGCATTAGTTACTTGGTTTTCCTTTTTGGGAACGATTTCTTTCCGGATGCTCTTCTAAGTAGAGGGTCACCCGATTCATGATGCGGTATTTAGTAACAGGGTATCCTTTTCGGGCCATTTTCTTTATCCATGCAACAAGCTCAAGTTCGTCCGCTTGGTTTAGTGCCGGTGCTGGTCCAGGTCGCGGTTGATGTTTATAGTGTTTGCTCAACCGGAACTTGATAGTGGACCTGGGAATGCCGTGCAGTCGACAAGCTGTTTTAATTGCCGTTCCATTGCTGATTGCATCCAAGCAACGTTTAATCACCTCCTCCGAGTGGGGAACTCTACGCTTTTTGGCGGCGTTGTCCATTATGCATCAACTGAAaaaagaaatatatatataaaggtacgtaaaaataatataaacacataTTGAATCAAcataaattcaatttgtttttcaaataatttgaccaaaaacagaaggcgacctaccgttacgaaatttttcactttttgataATTCTAGCTCTAATAAACAAACAGCTGTCAGGATAGAAAATCTAGGGGTGTCCAAAGTTTGttgagagcaatttttcaactcatattgtggacaccatttatttaagactttttagataaaacattacgaataaaccttttcaaacacgtaacatgcataataccaaatcagtCAAACTAATTAAATCAATATAAAATATTACAATTGTATATTTAAATCCGATTTGAAAAAGTATCACTTCCACCGGTTCCTCTTCGCTATCGTTGAATTAggaaacgttttcggtgatactttttaaaactgtggattctgtttaattttaaaaaattagagatgaactaatgatattgaagcTTGATAGACAACCTAAGGAATGTAATAGTTGCATCACACATAACAAAAGCAGAGAAACCTGGCAGTGcaggaggaaaatacattaacagggtccaaaatagGTAGGGGTCCAAAATAGGTTCGTTACcctatttttcgcagaactgttacaacaaaatgcgtaaaaaataccaatTCATGTaattcgcgccagaatgaaaaatactgtcaatagaattgtttctgaatttaaaaaaacataaaataacattcgtttcacattattgtttccttataaaagtatttataggaatctagatagaaatcctattctaaaactacttaacaaaataaagccaactggatatatttttgatggctggatcttttggctgctctaaaaatgccgaactggcgcatattttcaacatcctcagtagtctaaacagacgttttcggagcattgccgaaatatTCCGTTTCCGCCAAggactccgatgcagggcgataatttgcaggttccactacgatccttagtttgcaggttaactcgcttgaaataatgcttaagaatttttcacccattatccAGATCAATGTACCTATTGACATAACcccatcgagtagttgtgaaatggataaaaagtactcattgttaaaaacaaaaaaatatccacttttttgacagctcgagtaatttccgaaaatgggcaatttgaatacataaaatgggtaaagtttttttaccgtgtattccacgataccccgagattgagtcaaaagatctcaacttttggtagtttttcgtatccgtgtagGACTaggatcccgatcagaatgaaataacaagattataacagaacacaatttttgtaacatattgtgttataaattaggtctcgttagtagttaaaataacagaaatttataacaagtaataatgcgagatataattttgaaatatttctgttatgtgtttctgatcgggatagtaTCCCTGTCAAAAATAATGCGGACGAACACAGAGTTTTTAATAgtagagttgcgtaaagaggattggcaacattggaccaatcattggtcttttttaaattttggcaaccttttatttttagttaaatttcaaatgacttaacccgaacgcttcagttagaagttaactttgtgcatttaaaaatttaaaattaagtgtttaaaaatcagtacgataaataacatcgtataaagaatttaagctttttccggttctcaactgatccgcaactaagaacgaaatgcattgatttttgccgcttgccgtctgatttgggtgtgacaaaaaacagtcgaatttgcagcgtaagataaatttgaaacaggtacatatgtataagtggaatgcatacacaaatttgtcaaaattttagctgcactttaactatgagaaataccttcatatttccactgtcggtGGAAGATTATTAACACTACCCAGAACTGTTCCGGTGTTTGAAATAGtgccaaatttgaatatcagtgaacacatattttttaataattgtcattaagcgaaatattaacattatttaaatgttaatattacataattgatttttttctcataattataatcacataataacgatactccccacgcattcgagCATTATTATTCTTCGTGCCCGATAGGTAGACGTTTTGAGTGTTcaataggtagatttgcttgtctttgcgcaactgttctttataaactgtggacgaacatggtcaggcgatttaaaaagtttgacgtttgtgCTAATTGCCCTTAGGAacaaatgcgatttaaaggcaatttcaatacttagacaaattttctggcggctgaaatggacttggttgttttttgcgtttttcaaacatggcggttcatgtttggcttaagcttaaaattgttttttgaacaattggtgtgttctcacttgtattttgtttgtctagtgcactttatttagccaacgaatgtagaaaattgtggaaacgtgtgtaagtatagtagaacaagatctctgacctaaagtcctaatgaacgtcagattgtgataagttttggtgtgcaataccaatttcacctttgattcttcctataagttGGTGGGGATTACCTACTATACTATGTGAgcagataatgaatccgaaaataaatattatttttaattttcatattaggcaattaaaggcgattaaatggcgcgttccgtgggcgatttgggggcgatttaggGGCGGGttgagcggcaaaaaaatgacggcggcaaatcgccagaatgttgcatttgaaatagcccgaGTTGACCAATAGCGCCCCGtttgccagcaacttgccctttttgactgggatcaGCCCGGGGAAAACTTGACAACTCTcatatcgacacagatctttcattagggcctaagtcgcaatgtactcaaatggagaaaaatcagtttcaatattcggcgatgcttttctaaatatagttttttttgtaggaataaattactttatgaccatgtttttccggaagcatctatggttaaaccttatgacaatataacaaagaatttaattcctatgtgcttttagtgggtagaaactacaaaaaatgcttacgcccaatttgcatcccagtcgtgatttcgcccttcagcaaccaccgtttgcggaagg encodes:
- the LOC131680472 gene encoding uncharacterized protein LOC131680472 encodes the protein MDNAAKKRRVPHSEEVIKRCLDAISNGTAIKTACRLHGIPRSTIKFRLSKHYKHQPRPGPAPALNQADELELPESVTKASANVTESDIRKWFKEVLGILHEEKVADILSDPRRILNGDEACFYLDPMINKVIARRGERNVYKVDQGPAKKNITVMFTCSADGVMFPPMIVLPYKKIPMEVTKSVPAEWGLGKTDNGWMNKECFLKYIKHILHPQLVKANLLPVIYFVDGHSSHTPWETAEECSKLGIILICLYANCTRILQPLDVAVFKPLKTAWLKVTDDWKISNPNQHVKTENFSCLLEKAMESIDDRIIGNGFKACGLFPFDENSVDYSKCLARNSSNIDQNNPQHGNCHEMNVSAVSSSKTFPVSHADAQEVLDMMGRSRRIRYREGNDMYSMSEEDQILAKVYNIFKPMDVVENQTIEEHFIEDQSMTEERTSEMHVEEDFQFEFVKIDELCVDNLSGTSQQSNGKSELAKFLESPETPKRTGTLRFKRRSPAVLTSRRRLEYHKAKAEEKRKVEEEKQRKAELRKKNKKPPRKHIN